TAATCGTCCTCGCTCTCTCATCCTAAGGggttcctgctgtgtttttcccGTGCTTCACCCATCTTGAAACATTTATAACAACATCTCCTCCGACTATTGTGACTGTAAATAGCCTTCCCCTCACTGCTGACTCTAAATAGCGCTGGCAGCAGACCctgcctgtcccctctctctctctaacagaACAGCCCTGTATAAAGCTTTTCCCTTCGGTCTCCCACTCCAGGAAATGTTTGGGCTCTGTCCGGTTGGTCTGTTTCTCTCATTAAGCCTTTAGAGGGCAGGGGGGCTCACCTCAGCTTCTCTTCCTGAACTAGTCTCCAACTGTGTTTACAGTCTGGGATGAATCAAAGGCTCAATAGATGGAAGTGCAGTCTTGAGAGGCCTGCAAATCAACAGAGTGTAAACAATACAAATTTTTCCTGGGATAGAAAAATGCAATTAGCGCAGCAATTATCCGATGAATGGTGAAGCATTGTGAGGGATCTATGTTACGTCCTGTGTGAAGGTTTTGAGAAGGTGAAATTAAGTCGAATAACACAATGTCACGCCGTCTCTCAGTTTGGACTCAAAAAGAAGACAGGTGAAGTGTGCGAGGAGACATGTCTGGAAGTAGCACTCGGAAAACACTCCAGCTAATTAAAAGCATTGTGCTCCATCCGTACTGCAAAGGAGCAGTTGattaaaaagataattgaatTGGGAAGTGAGATCTAACCAGGGAGCTGCATGTCGTGTCAGACAGTAATCAGTATACCAACAGGAAGATAATTACATGTGAATGCTCATGTAAACATTTCCAATCATGACTAATGCAGCAACCATTAGTAGTGATGACTGTGCTCTCTGGAGAAATTAAGCTACATGAACAATAACATCCTATTAAGTTGCACATATGCCAATTAGCATCACTCGGATGCTGAGAAGATGAAGACGCTAATTCCGCCACCTCTTGTGAGGTCGACTGGGCCCAGACGTTTTAATTGTTTCAAGAGTTTGTGAATCCCTTTGAGGTAAAGTTTCCCTTCCTTGCACCAGCCCcacttctctctcactgtctaaTTCTGCTCATGAATAAAATGGTGGCGCGCAtcgagagaaaaaggaaaaggagcaACCACCTTCTCCCTTGTTTCCCCTCAACATTTTTTCCAGCAACACTCTTGTGAGTATGAGCTGGCTTCACAACAGAGCGCTTCATTTAACTTTTGCAACAAAAAGAATTCAATTTAAGTGTGACACGCCTGGAAAGGGGGTGATTATCTTTGGCGAGGCACCAGCGAGCTGCTTTGTAGACATTCCTGAGAGgatataaataatgtatttatccCCAGCATCCCCATGCTTGCAATATGCTGACACAGAGCTGGTCAGCCTTCTCCTCTCAACCAGTGTTCCCCAGAGAAGCTCCACCATGTAttcaacatttcacatttttacactttctATCCTTGAAGCATGAACTCACCACAATATGAGGCTGTGTGGAATACAGAGATGAGCAGCTCTAATACTAACATCCACAATTGTTTTTCCTGTATATAATTTATAACAATGTCTCCATTGTAAACAACTTTGTATATTTTGACCTccgtccatttgtttgttgactGCCACAAAACTTGGTATTGTTCAGGAAGGAACCCATTATAattttttggtgcagatccaggaatgtttttattactttatttaacattgcaagatagctGGCGTCCATTTTGCTTAGGAAGGTTCCCAACTGAGTCAAATGACCTGGAAGTATTTCCATAAAACGACCTGTTTAAACTCTCCAAATAATAAGGAAAGGAGCTTTGATGCTTCCTATTTTATCTCCTTTAGTATAGTAAACACTGGACCATCCTTTACAAAAGCAAAGTATGCCGTCCAACAATTCCTTGCGACAGCACCTAGTTGCACCTGGGCAGATCCACGTAAATATAAAGGAATCAGAACAGTTTTCTTCTTGTGACATGATCACATGAGAACAGAGATTATTTTGACTTCCCACAACAGCCGTAGTTTTCAATGCAGCCTGTTGAATTGCTCCTGCTATGAGTCATTTCTGTAGATTTTACACAAGTAGAAATTTACAGGGCACATGAGGTCGTAAAGTACAGCTTTATAAAGCTTTATAAAGGATTACAGCCTGAGGCATGTCTCAAAGATATTAAGCTCTCTTACTGTATCCAAGGAGATTTGATGCTGGTATTTCAGCTTTACCTGAAATACCTGTGTCCAGCGGTGCTGTTTATAGTGATAGAGGGAGCAggactgcttttttattttgtttgaacaTAAACTCAGTTTTGGAGGTTTTTTTCATCATCTGGCCTGAAGCTTTTCGTTTGTcaaagaatataaaatatagtgGGACAACATAACTGACATTTAAACTCCTGTCCCATGACACTGAGACCGTTTTGTATGGCAGAATCTTGCTCCCACATCTTTGAAATATTTACTGACAAAATACTGAGCTGaggttgaaatgaaaatatgcaGATTTGTCCAACAGGGTTTTACAAACGCAGGCCTCCGCTTGGCAATTGTTGCGGTGTGTGGTGGTGTGATGTGCAGTGGGGGTGTGAGATTAGACTCTTATGTAAGTTTAGGGGGGTTCTCTGATAAGACTTAAGGAGCTTTCACTGCAGTTTAACACAAGACGTATCTGAATTATACCTGTAACAATGCCAGACATTTAAATCTGCaggattttgtttctttttgtttttctctgtggaaCTTGCTTGCACATCCCCATGCTTATATTACATAGATGAGATGGTGGAGATAGATGTTGTAGGGATCTCAATTTTAAACACCTACTGTTACAGTTACATACaaaatttcattttcactctgcAGAATATATCCTTCTGCTTGCGGCAGCATGATCAAAtacatgcttttctttttcaaaggtACATGTTTGCAGAACTTTTTAGTGGCCTACATTAAAACTTTACAGATCTCCAGTGAGTTAAATATGTGATGATTAACTTcatcttttgcttttcttttgctccacttcacattttatttatggaCATTTAAATCTGTACACAAGactggatttttttccccctcatatAGTTACATTAAATGATTTCTGGAGGGGAACTAGTCAGTCAAGAGCAATGAGTCTTGATAATGCAATTCCTCCCCAGCACTGTTGAGCCATGAAAGGCACAATAATTGTCTACCTCTAGTGTTATGTGCGCTTGGGAGTCCTGCATACAATTTTCTTGAAGGCTTTCCTGAAATCCCTGTTGAAAATGGTGTATATTATGGGGTTCACGGAGCTGTTGCAGTAGCCAATCCAGAAGAAGAGGTTGAAAAGTGCGCCCGGGATGTAGCAGCTGTCTCTGCAGATCGCATGGAGGCTGTAAGTAAAGAAGAAGGGGAACCAGCAGAGCACAAACACCCCCATCACCACCGCCAGCACGAAGGTGAAACGCTTCTCCCGCATCTGGGCCACTTTGGTCTTGTTGACCGCGGCCACCCGGGGTCGCTCCGCCGGGGTCTTCTGCTCCGGGTAGAGCTGTGACGCCCGGGCCGATGCCCAGGAGAGGCGGCAGCTCTGCGGCGGGCAGCAGTCCGACCCCTCCACTTTTCTCCGCTTGGTGAAGCGATGATTGCGCGGTTTGGTGTCCGACGGGCAGCAGCTCTCCTCCAGGTCGATGTCATCCAACTCCCCCTGCCTTTGCTGGTGGCTGCCAGAGCCTTGGCTGCTGGGGCTCTCTATCTCAATCCGGTCCTTCCTGACGAAGCAGGTCTCCGACTGAGAGGGCTGCCTCTCCAGACCGTTTTTGGCCACGAAAACGGTGGAGGAGCGCTGCTTGGCCACTTTGTAGATCTTACAGTAAACCAGAATCATGATGAGACCCGGGGCGAAGAAGGACACCATGCAGGATGAGAGGATGTACCAGGTCTCATCGTTCAGAAGACACTCCCGCTCGTCATGTTTGGtcatgaggagaggagggaaggagatgatCGCAGATATTATCCACACAACAGCGATCATGGACTTGATGCGTTTCGGTGTCCGCTTCAGGTTGTAGCTCACCGCCTTAGTGACTGACCAGTAGCGGTCCAAGCTGATGGCGCACAGGTGCACGATGGATGAGGTGCAGAACAACACATCCAGAGCCAAGTAGAAGGCGCACCAGGTACTTCCGAAGTACCAGTACCCCATAACCTCATTGGCGAGGGAGAAGGGGATGACCAGCGTGGCCACCAGGATGTCCGCGGACGCCAGAGAGACAAGGAAAAGGTTCTGGGGCGCACGGAGAGCGCGGCTGGTCAGCACCGCCACAATCACCAAAACATTTCCGACAATGGTCACCGAAATAATCACAGTAACCACCAGAATGATGAGTGCAGTAGCTGTCTGTGAGTGTGGCAAGGAAAGCGGTGCGTCCGTGCTGTTCTCATCGTTTGACACGTTTCCCACCAACAGATTTAACTGGGTTAAATCCATGCTGGCTCCAACTTGTCCCTTCGTATCATGTTTCGTGTTTTGCGCCCTTTGTCTTTCCAAAAGAGCCAAGACCGGTTGCACAGAGCTGCTACCCACCAACGTATGGAGATTACGCGTTGCGCGTAATGCTCCTGGTCAGTGCAGAGAGAAGCAAACGAAAGACATAGTACAAATATGTTCTTCCACAATTAACAAATCCTCAATCACAGATTCAGATAGTCCCGACACGCACAGCAAGTTCcaaatgtatttcaaatgtCAGAAAAACTAGAGATTACAATCCAATGATCCGCGAATATGCTCACTCCTCCAATGTCGCCGTGCGTAATGCTGCTCTTGTGTTACGGTGAACTGCATCGCTTTGGAGCTGCATTGCACACTGCTGGCGGAATGACTGCCCATACAGGAGTGAAGTGACATCACTTCGAGGACCAACCCATGTCTAAACtcgggagggagagagagagagaacagttgGATTTGAGATTTTTCAGCAAGTAAAGGTTTTCTCCTCAGATGAGCTCCTGAGCTTCTTGTGTTTGATAACGTAAATCCACACAATGTACTTCTTTTTATGTCTAACTTTTCTCAGCATTACATGCACAGAATGCAGAACAAAATGCcttatcatttaaaatgtttttctaaggTTTACATGCCACTGACAGTGATATGATCGAGGTATAGGGTGACATGGCCATTAAGAGTCAGTGATGCATGTGGAAGTAAAACGGCACAGCCAGAGGTTTTTCTGGACTTTATCATCCTTGCAGGCGTACTAATTATAAAAGGCCACAGTTTTTAAAGAGAGAAGCAGCTGTTTAATGATCTTCTCTTAAATAAAGAGGAACATTGTTCACGGTCCCCCTCTCTGATGGAGGCATAGACTTGTTTGTATGTGCCGTCACACACTGTAATCCCGAACTGTGGTGGCACAGATGGAGGTGACATTACACCTGTTGCTGAATGGCTCTGTTTGCTCTGGAGGTTCAGTTATATAACACTTGAGCAGCAGTGGATATTTACCAGTCAGGAAGGATTTCTTTTTTAGAAAGACACACATGGCCAGGGTCAGCAGTCATTgtgaaataaatttaaaaaatgcttttggGCTGATGAGCAGTCTGTGGCTCTGTCCAGCAGACACACGTCACCAACTTtggatttggaaaaaaaaagtctatttATAAAGTAAATAGCATCTGCTGGAAGCCTGTCAGTTTGGGATTTGCAGTCCAGTTAAAGCTGTTTGATGGATGCCAACATAAATGTTGGTGTATGTGTGCGCATCTGTGTTTATCCTTAAAAGTGAGTTTTCTGGAGGTTTAGTAAGAACATACTTTAGTGGCTGCAGTGAGATGGAACACAGAAGGAGTTAGATTTGGGGGAGGGTTTGGACTGCCTATCTGTTAGGATTTGAGGTAATGGCTGGACTCTAAGAGCACAGGAGCGGAGACAGGAATGGGTTTAAAAGGTTTAATGTGCAAGTTGATAAACAGAATgaagtagaatggcactcagtcgaCTGCATATGGCTGCCAAAGCCtgacagtccccttaaattcaatcaagctgcaccaaattgcacacactcataaatatagGTCTGcaaaatgtgcctgattttttaagacaagaaaaaaaaatctgagtatgtcacagaaagtgaaatcaaattcctggatctgccatCCGGGCTGAGATTTGATCCTTTCTTATCCCACTTATCCACCAAATTTCGTGGAATTCTATTCAGTAGTTTcagtgtaatcctgctgacaaacaaacaaatggacaggggtgaaaactttacctccttagtggaggtaaataaatccaataattttataatttcataATAAGGTGTCTTCTGAGAGTCTCTGGTTCCAATGGACTCTGACCTCTAGTGTTCTGAGAATCTGAATCCACCTGTGGATGTGTGCTGACACATGAGCAGGCAGGAGTCAGAATGTAAGCTCGAGGTGATGGTGGAAAGCAAGGCAGGTATGACTCCTAGGTGCAGACAAAAACAGCAGTGGTTAGATTCAGGCAAGGTAATAAAAGCTCTTTCAAACAAGCAGAGAGGTTGTGTCAAAGCATTTCCGGTGAGCGATGATCTGGCAGGTTGTTCTTACACAAAACAGAGTCTTGTGGTCTAGATAGAGGAATGAAGCTTAAGTGTGAAGGAGTATTGGCGAGACATAAGAAATCTGCATACCCTGACCTGCCAGCGGCACACAGGCACAAGTGCAGGAACCAAATGGGGACCGGCAGGAAAGCCAGGACgtaacaataacaacagcaaAACGAACACAGGATACACTCCTCAAGTTATTTACTTTCCTCCTTtcattcttctctctctttctgtaaTCCCCTGAATGAACATAAAAACAGTGAAGATCATCTAAAGGGTGACTGTCATCATACATCAGCGGCCTGTCGACATCCCCTTAGGTGTCTACCTGCTGCACAACAGAGGGAAAAAACCACTGACCTCAGTAACCAGTGACCTCCAACACAACCATGCAGAATAGCAGGGTTTTGTTGTGTCTGACTGTGTAACCTGCAGGGCAATCCGAGAAATTACATTCAGTTATAATTAACACAAGTGGGCGACTTTTGTTACACAATCCTCTGATGGAAgatgaaattacacattttacTGCTTTTCATCTGGGATCCTCAACATTAAATGTATGGATTTGTCAGAGCAGACAAAAAGCCAACAAGTCTCTGCAGCTGTGAAAGTCAACGTGCACTGTGCAAAAGAAATACCATGCTACTTTCTGCACCTGTAACTTAATCAAGAAATTATGCATGATTCTTGTCTTTGTCCTTCTGCAGATgttgacaaaatgttttgtcttgttgCATTAACTCTACTTTCTGCTCAGAGCGGGAGAGACAAGTCATTCCACAAAGAAAGAACAAAGCTCTCTCAACACCACTCTTGTTTTCTCTAATCCAAAACTTGATAAATGCAGAATTTTCAGTTACATAATAAAttactaaataaatatttcttgaaacgtttcaatgtgctgtgtgtgaggtaatacacatacacacacccacacactttccttcatttcatttcagatgtgtcacaaaaatatgcaaactTTATATTTGGGCTGCACGTCCCAAGACAAATAATTGAAGATAAGGAAAAATAGAATGCATGCAATGTTAAAAATCATACTTAGTACAAGGGGATATCAGAGATGGAACACATTGACTGTAATGCATGAGCTATCAGCTTTTTTATTAATCTGCATTCATATATCactgttaatagagattagcTAAAACGTTGTCTAGTCCTAAAACACCTTCAACAAGTATCGCTGTAGAAACTAGTAACTCGCGAATGGAAttaactgtaataaaataatcacaCTTACGTTCCTTCCACCCTTCTGTCtacttcaattcaattcaattcaattttatttatatagcgccaattcataatttacattatctcaaggcactttacatttaaaggtcaagaccttaaaacaatattaacatagagaaacccaacagttcccacaatgagcaagcacaggcgactgtggagaggaaaaactccctcattaacagggagaaacctctggcagaaccaggctcaatgtgggcggtcatctgcctcgaccgattggggtgaggaaagaaaagtaaggggggaggaaaggagagatgggtggaaagcgggggagagaagagagagatgaggtggagagagagagaccggtaacaatttggcaccatcaaaatcaaggctaaccataacaataacaatgtatagatctacaacatgactagatatattaataaattgctgagttcttgtaataaatgcagacaatggtgatggtggtcgttgtggtcctgtagtcccggtgccggagttatctgaaacaagatagagagaagagccagagggactatgggaggacaaagtgacactttgacatgatgacatgttaaaactaataaataaataaataaataaataaagaggtgtgggggggcagagagacagagagacagagggaagtgaagaagtgctcagtgcatgatgggagttcccccagcagtctaaacctatagcagcacaactaagggatggttcaggactcacctgatccagccctaactataggctttgtcaaagaggaaggtttttagttttactttaaatgctgagacagtgtctgcctcccaaacccagagtgggagctggttccacaggagaggagcctgatagctaaatgttctacctcctgcccactcttacagactcttggaaccactagagagcctgtgttttgggaacgaagtgatctacttggataataaggtgttatcagctctttgatatatgagggggctaCTGTCAAGTTTAAGCCTTCCCCATCAACTACCCACATAGGAAAATAGTTTTGCCATTTCCAATTGGGTGGTtggctcctgtttgccagatgtGGGCCTCAAGTCGGCCATAGCAATACCGCATGTCAACCGAAGGTGACACAAATTTAATTTGTGCTTTTTGGGCCTTATACAATATTTACCACAGGTGCCACTTTAGGTTCACTTCCAGATAACACCCACATTTGggccacatttgctattttacatTAGGCTCACATGCATTTTGTCCGGTCCCTAAGGAGGCCATGAAGAgctgcatcattgcctgaagtggcccataTCCATATGTGATCTGCGTAAGGTGTCTGCTATCTTTGCAACACACGTCACTCCTCTGCAAAGCAGAACATCAGACTCAGTTACTATTAAAATATAAGCAGCACTCTGAAGCCACAGGAGCATTGGGAGCTTCACAAACACTCAGTCTCGTCAACTCATCAATCATTAGCTTTGCAGCGTGATTTTAACAACTTGTCCCTCTGCCAAAAGGTAATCTGTTGAGTGATGATGTTTTAGTGCTAATTACTGCTCCCAGAAATTATTCATTTAGCAGCAAGTATGAATATGGTCCGTAACACTATTTCACTGCTAATGAGTGTACTTGTTATAagctccacacacacttttctctgaCTTTCTAAGGTGATGACTGATGGACTTAGCTGCAACTAAAACAGAACATGGTGGAGAGGAGCTTGACTAACAAACACCTGactcctgacattttcctttgCAGGTGAGGTGTTGTCAGTAGTATGGTATGCTGACATAGAGTGAGATGAAGCTGATAACACTGTTTATTGACCATACACGACTGGACAGATAAAAAGAATAGATTCCTTGGGAGGGCAGCATCTGATGGCCGTGTTAGCTGAGCTGCCTCTTACCTTCCTGTTTTCTTCTGGCTGCTTAGGCTGGATGTGAGCAGAAACCCACTGCTGCGTTACGTAACACTCCAGGAATAAATGACTGGAGGGGCCGCAAGACATCCTGATCTCCGGTTGCAGGTAATTTGTATAGAAATTCAACCGTAACCCATGGATTACTTAAATACTATAAtgcatatttatgtgtgtgcgtgtgtgtgtctgtgtgtgttgcaggattTGTTGCATTTGTTGTGTATCCCTCGTGAGGTATGTGTGCAAAGAGTGGGAAGggactctctgtgtgtgtgtgtgtgtgtgtgtgtgtgtgtgtgtgtgtgtgtgtcacagccaCACGGTGATTCACCTGTTCTTTTTTCAGAGAACTCTCATCTCTCCACATCCCCAACCTTCTTCTACGCTGCTTGCTGCTGTCAGTGGGCTTGGCAGGTCTAGATGAACGCATCACTGCTGACCTTTGTTGTGCACAAaccaaaaataatatttcctgcagattttttttccacagcttTGGACAAAACCACTCTGGAATTTGAGAGTGTCAGTGGCCGGGCTAATAAAGCCCCGAAGGTCAGACATGTCAGCACATTCCGTGGTAgaagacacagcagcagaagttCTGGGTGGGTTTTTATCTGGGAAGTTTTTTTGTTGCCACTAGAGGATTTTCAAATCTCAACAGATTTTGAAAACGTGACCACAGACTCAACAACACACgtaacagatttttttatatttctattatgAGAGCTTACACGCAGGATGATTCAGTGGAGACACAGAACCACAAACTTCAGAATGAAAGGAAACATACAGCACTCAATTCTACAAGTCTGTCCTCGATTACACTGTCCACCTGGTATATCAACACAAAAGTCTTATTTACACTAGAGGCAGCCGTGTTTcgattagaaataaaaacatccataTGGTGACGCAGGTTTCTGCTAATTAACCCAATCGCTGCTACTTCCATGCTACACAAGTCTCCTTGATTTTGaatcagaaatataaaaagtgtTGCTCTGAATGATCAGGTCTGTGAACCCATCACACTACAGGATGATTCGGCCAGATAATCTGTTCAGATCAGACTCCAACTGGCAAACCCCCTGTAATTGTGAGGGTTGGCAGCTAGGAATTAGAGCACAGCCCTGGTAGGTGGGATTGGAGAGCTCCCCACTTTTATAAGGACAGGTGCAGGCATTTACTGTTTGGTAGATGGTGACTGCTGTGTTGGTGCAGGTAAGGGACAATgggagaaatgttttattttaatgcttGAAATCTAATGAAGTGTCTTGTACATTCAGTTGGGAGGCTGTGTTCCCACCCAGACGTCTTTGGCCCCATGTTTGAGAGAAGATTCAGGGTTCGCCTGTAATATTTCATAGCAACGTTAAGGGTGATTGCCCTTTATTAACTGACCTTGTCTCCCCCTCATTGCAGATCAACTGCCAGACTGCTGCTTTGCCTACACCAGTGTTGTCTGGCCACCTGTCTGACGTCTCATGCATCACATTCCTGATGGACTTGTTTGACCTTTAAtcgtgtgtttttttgtgtgactCTGAACCAACTGAGTCTCTtactcttttctttgttttaggCAGCAGTCGTGGAATGCACATCACTTTCCATGCAGTGTGGTAGGCCTGAAGGGTGGTGGTCACTTGAACAGTGCGTCGTGGTAGTGATCAGTGTGCTCACCTGGTGTCTATTGGGGTTTGCAATAGAATCTCCCCGTGGTACATACGCTGCCTACTTTATCGTCCCTGCTATTTAGGGTTAAAGTGTGTTGTATCTCTGTggtctcagtgtttgtttatttagctTTTATAAAATTAGGAAATGTTTTTACCTATAATAGTCGATCTTTTTTCCTTTCCCAGGTCATCCATTCTAGTCCTCCcattattaaataaagatttatttgtGAACTGAATGCACGTCTCTGCTTTTCTTGAAACCACAAATTAAGGTCATTGGGGTCCAATATGATATATGATAGGTTGTTTTAAAGACAAATCTGTCATTCTGAAAACTGTAGGGTGACACAATCAACACAAGGGCTGAGTCAGACCAAAGAATTATCCTCATAAGGCTTGGAAGGGCGATAACAAGTAAattggacatttaaaaaaaacctgtggtccttttttaaaattcaaatactCTGTAATTATTCATTCAATAGGTAATTTAAGTcattttaatgcatttaaaCTAGGAACTGATCAACGTTCCATCAGCTGCTCTTTGAATTTGAATGCGGTTTAAAGGGCTACATCTTCAATAAGAGCAGTAATGACTGTGTGCACATCCAGCAGAGGAAGGCGCTTTACATATTCAATTCGAAAACCCGAGAGAAAAGACTTCCTGC
This window of the Paralichthys olivaceus isolate ysfri-2021 chromosome 9, ASM2471397v2, whole genome shotgun sequence genome carries:
- the adra2db gene encoding alpha-2Db adrenergic receptor: MDLTQLNLLVGNVSNDENSTDAPLSLPHSQTATALIILVVTVIISVTIVGNVLVIVAVLTSRALRAPQNLFLVSLASADILVATLVIPFSLANEVMGYWYFGSTWCAFYLALDVLFCTSSIVHLCAISLDRYWSVTKAVSYNLKRTPKRIKSMIAVVWIISAIISFPPLLMTKHDERECLLNDETWYILSSCMVSFFAPGLIMILVYCKIYKVAKQRSSTVFVAKNGLERQPSQSETCFVRKDRIEIESPSSQGSGSHQQRQGELDDIDLEESCCPSDTKPRNHRFTKRRKVEGSDCCPPQSCRLSWASARASQLYPEQKTPAERPRVAAVNKTKVAQMREKRFTFVLAVVMGVFVLCWFPFFFTYSLHAICRDSCYIPGALFNLFFWIGYCNSSVNPIIYTIFNRDFRKAFKKIVCRTPKRT